The Alnus glutinosa chromosome 1, dhAlnGlut1.1, whole genome shotgun sequence region AtgatatttctttcttcttcttcttctttttttatttatttatttattttatttttttttgacaaaaccAGATATTTCTACAATCATTTTGCTTTTTGGGTGATAAATTGGTCTCCACACATTTAAGTCGAGTTTTCTCTCTATTAACTAGATTCCAAGAGAGAAATTCTTCCCTTTCATGCAATGGAAGGCAAACGGATTTATTAATATGTATTGAGGCAGTTACTAGGTAACTAGGCCATTAATAAACATTTTATCGTTCAAAGAAAAACTATCTAATGGTGTGAAAACTCTTGattttctaattaaaataaCTTATAAACTAATGGGATAAGCTTTGTCCTAATTTTGTATGTGTTTGTGTACACACACATAAACACACACATAGTTGTTCACCAAATCTTCCAGTAATAATTCATATTCACACAggtttttttgcaaatttttccaTCATGCTCCTGTTTCATTAATGTTCACTGTCATGTGATCCCTGGCATTTTAATACAGAAATCCCAATAGAATCTAATATCTTCAGACCCTTTGAAATCACAAGCATTGGCTGAAAACCAATCTCCCTCTAATTTCACATGCTTGTGGGTGAGAACTAGAATAACCACTTTGAGCATCCTATATGTCAAACATGAAGAATATGAATTTTTCTAGTCActgtatatataacataaacagATATGCTGGGCGTAATGCTGCCTACGGAATACGTATGGCAGTGTTTGTATTTATAAATGTATTGAGTTTATCATCTAAACAAGATAGATACAAATGAATTTAAATGTAACAACGTAAGGCAAAGATGCTCTCTACTGTATAGACTTCTTTAATCATAAGGAATTACAAAACCAAGTTATAGcaaaaatatcttcttctttttttatttttttaataagtaaattaaTTTCATTAGAAAGCGCAGAGGGGCCGTAGTCTTGGTGGCATCTCCATCAAGTTTAAAGCTCGAATCTCCTTGGGTACAAACAATTCCGGAGTCTTACTCGATCCGTATAGAGGGAGCGCTTTGCACGGGTCCGGGGTTTGCCCGATAGGAGTGGGTACACGAAATGCCTTGCCTTGGACAGTTCCCcgtcatataaaaaaaaaaaaaaaagagcaggCTCAACTTCATCGTGAGTGAGAGAGGCAGTGAGTGCCTTAGGTGATGGATATTTCACTGTGCCATCCATAAAAAGCTCAGGCTTAAAGATTTGATGTTATGATCTAGTTGTCATCCAATGTGTGCGAGGTGGAGGAACTGGCATTGCAGAATCAGCCGTAGCAGGAGATCAAGGAGTGGAATTCTCAGAGGAAGTTGCTGGTTGCGCAGAAGCTGCAGGAGCAGAAGGGGAATACTCAAGGAGAGGTGATTgggaaaggaggaggaggatttGTAGAATTTCACAATGACTATAGTGGACTGGACCTTTTGGAAAGAAGCAGTAGCAGGTGCTGGATGTCGTTCCATCAACATAGCCAAAGAGACTTTAACCTTGTCGATAGGGAACAAGTTGTACCTTCCACATAAGGTAGTTTCACGGGTTATTTTGGGAGTAATGTGATGAGTAAGGTTGTGGAGGggtgtggtggtggtgggagtACAAGAACGAGAAGTTTGTATGGAGGAGGTAGAGGCAGAGGTGGTggccattggatcaaaatgacGTCAGTCGaattttggctctgataccatataacaTAAACAGATATGATGGGTGTAATGCTGCCTACTGAATACGTATGGCAATGTTTGTATTTATAATTGTATTGATCTTATCATCTATACAAGATAGATACAAATGAATTTAAATGGAACAACTTAAGGCCAAGATGTGCTCTGCTGTTTGGTTATCATTTATTAGTTGGTTGGTGTTGATGTTTATCATTATCTGATCCAATAGTATAGACTTCTCTAATCTTTAGGAATTGCAAAACCAAGTTAtagcaaaaatatttttttttgataagtaaatcaatctcattaaaaagcgcaaaggggcgcaatcCGTGGACACAGCGAGTATACAAGATAGATCCACTATCAGGGAGAAAACGAACAGAAGtccaaaaatttcataaaagtataaaaacatgaggactattatttttttgattaataaaaagtgaagaCTATTATACGCCACCATCCATGCATAAAGGGATTTGAACATAACGTATTTTAGTTATAGCAAAAATATGTATGTACCTTCTTCCCATCTGACCCTGGAGATACAGCTACATGATAGAAAGAAGGCATAGGCATTGCTTTGAAGTTTAGGCTTTTCCGGAATTGTTTTATCTcagcttctttcttttcctgCAATAAGAGTAACTGAACCCATGAAGTTTCTTCTAACCTAATGAATTGGGAAGATGCATAATTATGATAACAAACTTGATGGATGCTATTTCATTCATATCTACTTTGGCCTTGTTcacaaaatgaaataagatgaaccTCACTAGAAATTTCACAAGTTaagatttggaaaatgtttCTAACAATACCcacatttaaaaagaaaagaaaataatctgAGCCTTGTCATcaatttaattatatgatttaGAATCACATAATTGTGTCATTCTCCTGGAGCACCAAGACAGCGTCACAAAACCTTGAATGATATCATTATCTCTTTTAAAGTGAAGCAACACGCAATGAaattatcaattaatttttacttaatGACATGAACTATCAATTAGATAATTTCATGTACCTGTGTTCTTGCTTGGATCTGATTCATGTCAGCCTCCTTGGCATGCATTTTTTCCTCCAGCTTCATATAGAACTAAATTAGATGAGCCGAATGAACAAAGGAGTAAGTTATTCAAGTCTAATCCCtaaaatcaaagcaaaattaaaatcaaagttACAGCATGCTTGCTTGCCTCTTTCCTCCTTTCCGCTCGTTCGTCGCTTTTGAAACTGAAAGCTGCAGCACCTGGTTTTACATCTGCCTTTGTCGAATTCACAGTGTGATTAAGCCTATAACACAAAGTATAAGAAAATTCATAAGGTAAAAATATTGAACAATAAGAGCATTACTTATGATATTTTCAGTAACCTGTTTGCTTTTTGATGTCCTCTTGGTTCAGCCTTCGTTGAAGAGGGTTGGGATTCACCGACTTTCTTTCTCCTTGATTCTTTTTCACCACTACAACAAGAGAAGAATAAGACTTGAGGTTGAATCAATAAACCATATAGGTTAGCGACTTTgaagaaataatataaataccTTTTATTGTCATGAATTAATTTTGCCTTCCGACTTCTAGAATCCTGTGCAAAAAGACCAAGCAATAGCAAACAATAGAAAAAGATTACTCAGTAACCAGGTAAAAATGTTGATGAATTTTATTATAATGAATTGTCAAGAAGGTTACTAAAATTGCTAACAAAAGTACCTGGAATTGACTTTTTGATATATTGGCATTTTCAGATGCTTACCTCTAAGATTGGAGTTCTGTGTACAGTATGTGTAGTTGGAACGTCAGCTCTTGCTgaatttttttctatattatttCTTAGTGAattctctctttcctttctaCTTGGTTTCTTTGCAGGATCTTTAGATGAAGCACCAGAAATGTCTCTCTTGTCACGAACAACATTGGCCTGAGACTTCACTCGGGGCTTCAAAGGTTTGGTTTCCGTTGCAGCCCTCAACTAGAGTTAGAACATCAAGGAGTTAAGTCAAATGGAAAAATAAttggaaaaatattaaataagtgcatgcataacattgttgctcatttgaaaatgagaaaCACCTCCAGAGCAAGTCTCCAGATGCtattttgcaatttttatttcaaattgtgatCAGCTGTCGATCATCAAATGATTGCTTTTGACAAACAAGGAACTATAGATAAAGAGCTAAGGGTTGTTATTTTGACaatattcttgaaaatccacctTTGGAGAAGGATTTGGTGAACGCTCCAAGCTATTTTTGTCTACTTTCACAGCTGGTCCAGTCTTGGAGGATGGATCAGTGCCTTTTGCTGATTTGTCAGCAGTTACTGCATCACAATCAAGGTTCTGATTTTCTTCAATCCCTGGTTCGTAATTAGCTATGGATTTAGATGATTTATTAGCGTTTACAGCATCACCACTAGGACTATGATCTACTTTTATCTCTGGTCCATCATTAACTGAGAGAAATTTGTCACGGTCAGTTTCAACTTGATGTGTTTCCTCAGCATTAACAAAATCTACCAAAACATCCGCATTATTCAAAGCAGATTCCATCTGAGGGACAGAGAATGAAAAGTCTGGATTTTTCATTTCACATCCTGTCACTTCGTACTCTCCATGATACTCAGAACCTTTAGGGCTCTCATCAAAGAGAGCATAATGGCTACTTTGGCTACCTTCATTTACATGCTCAAATTCTTCCCTGCTCTCCAAGACATCATTTTCACCAGTTTGATATTCTCCATCATTATGGCAATCAGATGAATTTGGACGAAGAAGACCCTTCTTCTTGAAATGAGCTTCAAAATAAGCTTTCTTCTCGATAACTGAACCCGGTTTTGAGCATTTCTCAACCTCTTCAAGGTACCTGTTATGTGAGAAAGACGATCTCCTCTCCCAAGATAAGGATTCATTTTCAAACCTTCCAAATGATATAGAACCAGAGTGTAGAGAATCTGCCTGCTTATGTCAATAAAGTTCTGTTAGAAAGAGAATAGGTGGAAAAGCATATCCAAGAGAGGAATAATAggattctatttttcaattcaaaCGCTCCCCAATGATGCAAAATTTCCAAAAACTTTAGCAATAGCCTCAAGCTTGCACAATTCATTAGCACACAAGTATTCTTGTGGGAGGTAGTTGGGTTACTCAACAATGTGAAGTTTGgtgattcaaattttatttaagacAGTGCacttaattgtattttcattAAAAGCTACATAACCTCTAGAACAATGTGTGATTTTTCAATTGCATTACTCGTATTTGTAACAGTACCTGAATGATCCAGGAATCATTCAtatgaagcatatatatatatatataaagccaaatGACAGCATTTTTTGCTGTATTTTCAACATGTACAGAGCAAAAAGCTCCATTTGTTGATGGTTCGAATAGATCCAAAGACAGGGTCAACCAAGCTAAATAAATCCATGGACCATATTGACCCCTGTAGGTGAGTTCTTATACGTTATAGGAATACAAAACCATATTTTGTTAAAGCCAAACAACATCTCAAGAAAGAAGGCATATCTCATTTTGGCAACCAATCAACACACATTAAGCGAATGAACGAAGTATTCAAgtatctatctatctatttgGAAGGACAGGTGGAAAATATTGAAATCTAGGCATATGGAGCCGATTACATATGCAGATCCTTTCATCATTCATACATGAATCGATATGAGTGGAAAGAAGTCATATAAAGagtcaatttcttttttcttttcttttttaaaaataataataataataatcttttcCCTACAACCCTGGAAACTCAAATTTCTACTACTAATCCGTCATTCCTCCAAGACTAAAATTCacatagcatttctcataaattaaattaaaattgagtCCCAAAGAATTTCTGATAATTAGGTAAATCGAACATAAGCAAACTCTTTGAAGagattcaaaaaagaaaaaaggagaagaatgaaagtaaaatttaGATCCTAGGTTAGAAAAGAATACCTGAAAGCTAAAGCTATACGATTCATCAATCTCTCCCGCCATTATCAGCCAAAATTAAGCACCAAACTCTCCCTAACCACCACTCATCAAAATAACAACTCGTCAATAAATCTTATCAAGCTTCATTTACATATCCAAACTACTACAAATTTCAAGAAGTAATCCTATAACTGACCggtagaaagaagagagagagagagagagagagagagattatagtGGAGTACCTTAAACACGCATTTTTAGGCTTCAAACTTCAAATCTACGAATAAAACAGTTTGTTGTAATAAATGGAGGCAAAGCTTGCGATCCAATGAATCCAGAAGGAATCTTGAGCAAGCGTGTTTTAGAGTGAAAGCACAGTAGTCTGTCTTTGTTGCTCTTTACGAAAGCAGTGAGATCTTGACGAGAGGCTTttatctcactctcactctGCTTTTACGACTCCAAACCAGTTTTACAGACCAGTaatgtagtttttttaaatCTAATCCAAGTCTAAAAAAAGCGGTTGCTTAAAAGGCCTTGTCAAGTCAGTCAAATCATGTGCtggttgtctttttttttttattttttttttatttttcttgtcttgtTCCGCTCATAGGCCAAACTAAGCAGGCGCTCTCTGTTCCTAATCCTCCGTCACATACGGATCGTGAGGTGCCGTTGAAGTCGTGGGTGTAACGGAGGAGAGGACTGAAACTGACGGCGGTTTTAGAAAAGGGTTGGAGCAGTAGGGTGCTCCCACGTGTCCACTTTATGTACTGTTGAGAGTTCCAGCTAAGATGGGAAATTGtgactttcttcttttcttatttttctttctaaataaatgaataagaatgagtacaaaaaaaataaatacagtaataaaaataaaaaattatataattcaaaatataaatatcaaaaACGAAATACAAATATCAGACTGGGGTTGTTCACAGCCACCCCGATTGGTGACTAGACTGAACAATTCGTCCGCAAAGAATTGCTCGTGGTCACCCGTAGGCTGCAGCAAAGGAGGGGATGGCTTGTGGCCACTTCGCTAGAGGAGAGTGTGGCCGCTAGTcatatttgcttttttttttttttttttttttttattgtttctttaatatcTTTAGCGggaatttaataatattagttttgctatttatttgaaaaaaaaaaaagaaaaaaaaaaaaggctagagATCTAAGATTTAAATTCTTTGACCTTAAATATTAAATTGgtcaaattaaaatttgaagtctaaaatacaaaacccaaaaaagcaCAAGAAggttctaaaatattttttatttgaagaaaaataaagacttcaaaaaaaaaaaaaaaaaaaaaatactatcccttatttttatttttattttttttcgtatttGTTCATATATAATTAACTATCCGATAATCAAATAGTTATAAACCACTAAACCAGAATGATAATCTAAAAACCAAGTTACCAAACAATAGCATTAATACTTCTCTCCCTCTAAACGCCAAGGTGAATATGAATAGTGATGCATGGATTGGTTTACTCGCCAAATGACACTCACCATTTCAAGGGAAAGCTACCCAAAAAGGAAAGAGCTCGTCCTCATGACATGGGCACTCACATTATCACATACTTACGGCAGGCAGGAGATGGGAAAGGACCCACGAATCACGATGATTAAAATGATCTTCAGCGGGACCCCGAAACTTTTGGATGAATGATGAGGTTAGAGATTTGATGCAATGATTACCACCGTTGGATTCGGATCCATGGATTTTAATCATAATAATCTTCACCTCGGGGCCAGCAATCGTACTAGGGACAAACCTCGAACCCGTGTGTGCATGTGTGCATGTGTATCGGCCGTGCGTGTCTCAATCCGCCCAAGCCCACGGCAGTGTTTAACTGAGTCCGGATCCTGTCCAATTTTGCGACCGTGCATTTGCATCTCAGCCTTCCACGTCAGCCTGGGTCCGCATGGATGGTGGCTCTAATGAAAGTATTTTCTTGGATGTCATGGCATAAAACAAGCCTTTTGTACCCGTCAATAACAAGTTGACACAtcattagaaacaaaaaaaatcaaatgttgTTAAAACActgaatccctatcaaatgttAGCCTATAGTTCTGATagcatgaaaaataatatgagGCAGAATATAACAGTAAACACAGAATTATTTGATTTAGTTTGAATGTAAAGACTTTAAACACTCAAGATAATGACCCACCTGATCCTATCCGCAGCAGCAATAAGTGTAGCAAAATAACTGAAGTTGAAGATGAGcagtgataagtcttgaaatattttattcaaaaacccttaatttacatttgttatacctaatttgtgttgtaaatatgatattttgttgtagttttgtgttttgtcttattttcaggtcttagttgaaatctaattcaaaacatttgaattaaatctgaaaatacatcaagggcaatttggtcattttcagagttcgaggctaatcctgaaaagatgaagaattgGCCAAGAcaaatcaatcgatcgattatttcttcagtaaagaaatcgatcgatcgcattatCAGTCAAAaagaaaatcgatcgatccaaagtcgatcgatcgattgttTATACAGccacgaagtcgatcgatcgaacctggATATTTTCCGAGAAAATCTTAGGATGTCGACATGTTTTGTGTggatgaaattaatccaatttggGCGGTTCACAGAGGATGTCGACACTATCTTGTGTGGCCAAAAATCAATCTTTGATGTCCcctttgtaaattaaatctctatatatatgagattagggtttatggttagattATGCATCTTTGGGAGttcgattttctcaggtgtatcttcttagttaaCTTTAGtacttttcatttccttttgtaatccgaattcttttagattaatatagtgtttttagtttatttaaatcttgcttctttattgttttcctttaatttaatgcttaaattagtttatttcatgtctagcaaattagttcttagggtttgatcaaaatcctttccaaaaaccataaagtgttcttgatgttcttaggattttctagatgtgtttgatgattgtgaagggctagaggattgcaaaacccatgctaaaaggttttgtcttcaagattccaatccatttattcatgaaaaagggatTTTCTTGTCTATGAattttcttggattcatgagtaaaatcaacgatcttgaaagagaatgatgtcttttgcaatgttctatttcacatgatgtgtgtttacctatatagggtatgctagggaacaccggtcatttcatacctttggtagtgtaaaatgtctttccattgtagtttaatctttacatggaatagatcggtgtgaagctagataccttatcattgtggcatAATTAggattttcatgtattgtgtatgcttattatggtgttttataaagtagtaaggtagggagcatcaatcccccacacctttggtagtataaacgtttttcaattataaattaatctttacgtggtaagcatttgatgtgaaactaggtgctttataactatgTCCTAacgaaaatattttcatgtcaAGATCAttgtaatggttgacgcccattacgggctcatatcatgcatgttaggaagatccatatagactttaagtatttcattggttgaggattagatgagatcaataccctaagtttcttttagtttgttttcattttccgctttcctttactttactcgttgtagcttcaattctacaactttaattttgttttcttttttaaaattaagttaaatacgctctttagatatcctgttacgcaaaacaacccccaatctctgtagttcgataacccttactatagtacaattgattcatactattgcgagtggtaaaacttataaatttaaaatccacgtaacCGAGTCGGCTACCAAGCAGCCTATCAAGATAATGGAAGCTACAAGTGAGACTCttgaagataaaaataaaaattactgaaAGCTAGAGATGAAACGCTTGAGTACATATAATTGTAAAGACTTTTGAAGTTCACTGCTGTAATTGTTTTCTATAAATTCAGGTACTACTACCATAGTTATTATGTGaagcaaatcaaaacaaatcTCAGTCTAAAATCTCTTTATACGTCCACAAGATAAAGCCAAAATgctacattttgctcttatttcttttagtAATGTTTATAATATAACATGCtcatatttataagagaatCAGATAACACAAATAGACTTTAACTTCAATTAGGTAATAGTCTTCAACTGTGATTTGGATTAGGAGATAGACTTCAACTTTAACTAGTTCACAGTCTTCAACTATGATTATGTGATAGTCTTCAATTGTAGCTTGTATTCTTGAACTCTTAATATACTCTAACATCCTCCCCTCAAACTTAAGTTGGAAATTTGtggaatcttgagtttgaatttttttttttttttttttttttttgaaaactcgCTGAAAGATTGCTACGGACAGTTGAATCTTGTCGTAACCCATTAGGGGCAGTCAAATTTTGCCGCAAAACACCAAGGACGCAGTCGGGTCTAGCCACAACATCAAGGGACGGTCGGATTTCATCGTAAAATACAAAAgctggcaaaaaaaaataattaaaatcaacaGGATCCAAAACTGTCATTAGCTtatagctctaataccatgaaagataatataaggcaaaatataaaaaataacacaaagaATTACGTGGTTTGGTTTACGAGCTACGTCAacaggataaagcccaaaggactacattttgctcttatttctttgagtagtatttacaatataacaaactcttatttatagaagaatcaaataatacaaatatactTTAACTACAATTAGGTAATAGTATGTGACTAAGTGATAGGCTTTAACTGTAGCTAGGTCACAACCTTCAACTGTGACTAGGTgattgtgacgacccttttttttttaaaaaaaaaaaaaaacatataaaagagtcatcacagtggcacgactacttgtcacTCAACCAACATACGGTACACAttccataatatgtacctgatattcagagtcaCATATAAGCACCAGATAATACATtaataacattatcaacatAGCGGAAAGCACATCTATAAATATAATTGTTTACAATAAAAAGAGCTATACATAAgtctatttgtttaaggct contains the following coding sequences:
- the LOC133876713 gene encoding protein WVD2-like 7 isoform X3; translated protein: MAGEIDESYSFSFQQADSLHSGSISFGRFENESLSWERRSSFSHNRYLEEVEKCSKPGSVIEKKAYFEAHFKKKGLLRPNSSDCHNDGEYQTGENDVLESREEFEHVNEGSQSSHYALFDESPKGSEYHGEYEVTGCEMKNPDFSFSVPQMESALNNADVLVDFVNAEETHQVETDRDKFLSVNDGPEIKVDHSPSGDAVNANKSSKSIANYEPGIEENQNLDCDAVTADKSAKGTDPSSKTGPAVKVDKNSLERSPNPSPKLRAATETKPLKPRVKSQANVVRDKRDISGASSKDPAKKPSRKERENSLRNNIEKNSARADVPTTHTVHRTPILEDSRSRKAKLIHDNKSGEKESRRKKVGESQPSSTKAEPRGHQKANRLNHTVNSTKADVKPGAAAFSFKSDERAERRKELEEKMHAKEADMNQIQARTQEKKEAEIKQFRKSLNFKAMPMPSFYHVAVSPGSDGKKVILSNNTVNKARTKSTSPGSRAAAGSKSCLKAGNDQSPNTSESVNTTEPLDASEETNCPRAEHSEGSAISQTPSTNQSCSPEATAGNEVAGRKEREKEKDTGLHKCCVSESHKVTKGQRIEGKQKVGAQTSSNEMSRKDMKGISIGSRSRMGHLTVGVAS
- the LOC133876713 gene encoding protein WVD2-like 7 isoform X1 — translated: MAGEIDESYSFSFQQADSLHSGSISFGRFENESLSWERRSSFSHNRYLEEVEKCSKPGSVIEKKAYFEAHFKKKGLLRPNSSDCHNDGEYQTGENDVLESREEFEHVNEGSQSSHYALFDESPKGSEYHGEYEVTGCEMKNPDFSFSVPQMESALNNADVLVDFVNAEETHQVETDRDKFLSVNDGPEIKVDHSPSGDAVNANKSSKSIANYEPGIEENQNLDCDAVTADKSAKGTDPSSKTGPAVKVDKNSLERSPNPSPKLRAATETKPLKPRVKSQANVVRDKRDISGASSKDPAKKPSRKERENSLRNNIEKNSARADVPTTHTVHRTPILEDSRSRKAKLIHDNKSGEKESRRKKVGESQPSSTKAEPRGHQKANRLNHTVNSTKADVKPGAAAFSFKSDERAERRKEFYMKLEEKMHAKEADMNQIQARTQEKKEAEIKQFRKSLNFKAMPMPSFYHVAVSPGSDGKKVILSNNTVNKARTKSTSPGSRAAAGSKSCLKAGNDQSPNTSESVNTTEPLDASEETNCPRAEHSEGSAISQTPSTNQSCSPEATAGNEVAGRKEREKEKDTGLHKCCVSESHKVTKGQRIEGKQKVGAQTSSNEMSRKDMKGISIGSRSRMGHLTVGVAS
- the LOC133876713 gene encoding protein WVD2-like 7 isoform X2, yielding MAGEIDESYSFSFQADSLHSGSISFGRFENESLSWERRSSFSHNRYLEEVEKCSKPGSVIEKKAYFEAHFKKKGLLRPNSSDCHNDGEYQTGENDVLESREEFEHVNEGSQSSHYALFDESPKGSEYHGEYEVTGCEMKNPDFSFSVPQMESALNNADVLVDFVNAEETHQVETDRDKFLSVNDGPEIKVDHSPSGDAVNANKSSKSIANYEPGIEENQNLDCDAVTADKSAKGTDPSSKTGPAVKVDKNSLERSPNPSPKLRAATETKPLKPRVKSQANVVRDKRDISGASSKDPAKKPSRKERENSLRNNIEKNSARADVPTTHTVHRTPILEDSRSRKAKLIHDNKSGEKESRRKKVGESQPSSTKAEPRGHQKANRLNHTVNSTKADVKPGAAAFSFKSDERAERRKEFYMKLEEKMHAKEADMNQIQARTQEKKEAEIKQFRKSLNFKAMPMPSFYHVAVSPGSDGKKVILSNNTVNKARTKSTSPGSRAAAGSKSCLKAGNDQSPNTSESVNTTEPLDASEETNCPRAEHSEGSAISQTPSTNQSCSPEATAGNEVAGRKEREKEKDTGLHKCCVSESHKVTKGQRIEGKQKVGAQTSSNEMSRKDMKGISIGSRSRMGHLTVGVAS